The Apium graveolens cultivar Ventura chromosome 6, ASM990537v1, whole genome shotgun sequence genome contains a region encoding:
- the LOC141668254 gene encoding uncharacterized protein LOC141668254, which produces MTCSSTSAFGSPFFSGPTTMNAFVGCPSPFPFRPFTDDRSEERMMVSISAKPAYKDISHEELRWEHHHHSNAAGGRVVPPFAGNHSTCPSPIFPFTSNPFSTPVTPPLFGHNSFLNHVKKANLEFVLSKMGEWEKSTQLICRDVKRFQEDMKSWIEIGRSLELEKIEATQTISRLREELAHVTRSKDAIIAEYLASPDFTEIVDEEHEKRLSKIFHPCYVKALGAVQTKLSEINSYYSQRTGFGQRINPNVSSTGSSGPHYPFGPASNHFGSRPGSGGTSTGLFRGSLFGQNNNLFGSPPNNGGRSSFGQSNNVFGSAPGSGGTSTGLFGGNPFGQSNNLFGSAPNNGGGSSFEQNNNLFVSAPNNGGTSTDLFGGSSFGQSNNLLRSAPDNDGGSSFGQSNNFFASSANNGGTSTSFFEGSSFGQNNNLFKSAPNNGGTVFGESPFGQSSNLFGSAPNNGGTLTGVFWKSSFDQSSNLSQSAPNNIGTSMVVPEGSLKLPEMDCFSSQRPATYPFPPLHSCSLVTTPVSATLEPCSLVTTPVSTTLEPKYFKTKEQEGKN; this is translated from the exons ATGACTTGTTCATCAACTAGTGCCTTCGGATCACCATTCTTTTCTGGACCAACTACCATGAATGCCTTTGTCGGATGCCCGTCTCCGTTTCCGTTTCGTCCTTTTACAG ATGATAGATCTGAAGAGAGAATGATGGTGTCCATCTCTGCCAAGCCTGCTTATAAAGATATAAGCCATGAAGAATTGAGGTGGGAACACCATCATCACTCCAATGCTGCAG GTGGTAGAGTTGTTCCTCCCTTTGCAGGAAATCATAGCACATGTCCGAGTCCTATATTTCCTTTCACGTCCAATCCATTTTCCACACCAGTGACGCCCCCTTTATTCGGACATAACTCATTTCTGAATCAT GTCAAGAAGGCGAACCTTGAGTTTGTTCTTTCCAAGATGGGAGAGTGGGAGAAATCAACACAGTTAATATGTAGAGATGTCAAACGTTTTCAGGAGGATATGAAGAGCTGGATTGAGATAGGGAGATCTCTAGAGTTGGAGAAGATCGAGGCCACCCAGACTATCAGCCGATTGAGGGAAGAGCTTGCTCATGTGACGAGGAGCAAGGATGCCATCATAGCTGAGTACTTGGCATCTCCGGACTTTACTGAAATAGTGGATGAGGAGCACGAGAAAAGGCTTTCAAAGATCTTCCACCCATGCTATGTCAAAGCGCTTGGTGCAGTGCAGACAAAGTTATCAGAGATAAATTCTTATTATTCCCAGAGAACTGGATTCGGACAAAGGATCAATCCAAATGTGTCATCTACTGGTTCATCTGGACCCCACTACCCATTTGGCCCAGCTAGCAATCATTTTGGGTCTCGTCCCGGTAGTGGTGGAACGTCAACCGGCTTATTTAGAGGAAGCCTATTTGGACAAAACAATAATCTTTTCGGGTCTCCTCCAAATAATGGTGGAAGAAGCTCATTTGGACAAAGCAACAACGTTTTTGGGTCTGCTCCCGGTAGTGGTGGAACGTCAACGGGCTTATTTGGAGGAAACCCATTTGGACAAAGTAACAATCTTTTTGGGTCTGCTCCTAATAATGGTGGAGGAAGCTCATTTGAACAAAATAACAATCTTTTCGTGTCCGCTCCTAATAATGGTGGAACGTCAACAGACTTATTTGGAGGAAGCTCGTTTGGACAAAGTAACAATCTTTTGAGGTCTGCACCTGATAATGATGGAGGAAGCTCATTTGGACAAAGCAACAACTTTTTCGCGTCTTCTGCTAACAATGGTGGAACGTCAACGAGCTTTTTTGAAGGAAGCTCATTTGGACAAAACAACAATCTTTTCAAGTCTGCTCCTAACAATGGTGGAACTGTATTTGGGGAAAGCCCATTTGGCCAAAGCAGCAACCTTTTCGGGTCTGCTCCTAACAATGGTGGAACTTTAACAGGTGTTTTTTGGAAAAGCTCGTTTGACCAAAGCAGCAATCTTTCACAGTCTGCACCCAATAATATTGGAACATCAATGGTGGTGCCTGAGGGCAGTTTAAAGTTACCAGAGATGGATTGTTTTTCTTCCCAGAGACCTGCTACATATCCGTTCCCTCCCCTCCACTCATGTTCACTGGTCACAACCCCTGTTTCGGCGACACTTGAGCCCTGTTCACTAGTTACAACCCCTGTTTCGACCACACTTGAGCCTAAATATTTTAAGACCAAAGAGCAGGAGGGGAAGAACTAA
- the LOC141665523 gene encoding uncharacterized protein LOC141665523, translated as MGFRDVRDYNITLLGNQGWRLLKYPEKLVSRVFKARYFPYGSFLNAEIGSSHSYICRSVLEAQIVIKRGIGCRVGNGEPISIKMDLWLSDENDPYQELVLHIMVHYDFAILTWNNFSKLHVDGNYSTFADWLQLVFGHHSREIATNVVMICWLLWKNKNDLIWNQQSMEASEVVSSACSVLNQWNSVQDRTFDHFMGYMIPEDGDEHWRHPPVNSVKINTDAAIFEESNCYSHAFVVRDHEGKLVEARSRCLRGSLNSELAETLGIKEALSWILEKDQSNAIVESDCLQMVQFIRSSVQCSSYLGRVIQECCALLANLSFKNVKFRFVKRSANKAAHFLARQNCSITDRVWRVGDVHSDFHYVLLNDLNEQ; from the exons ATGGGTTTTCGAGATGTGAGGGATTACAACATAACTCTTCTGGGTAACCAAGGTTGGCGTCTATTGAAGTACCCAGAAAAGTTAGTCAGCAGGGTGTTCAAAGCTCGTTATTTTCCTTACGGTTCTTTTCTTAACGCCGAAATTGGTAGTAGCCATAGCTACATTTGTAGAAGCGTCCTTGAAGCTCAAATTGTTATCAAGAGAGGCATTGGGTGTAGAGTCGGTAATGGAGAACCTATTAGTATTAAAATGGATCTTTGGCTATCGGATGAGAATGATCCTTAT CAAGAGTTGGTGCTTCACATTATGGTACATTATGATTTCGCTATTTTAACTTGGAATAATTTCAGCAAGCTTCATGTGGATGGCAACTACAGCACATTTGCAGACTGGCTTCAGTTGGTCTTTGGGCATCATAGTAGAGAAATTGCAACAAATGTAGTTATGATTTGCTGGCTGTTGTGGAAGAACAAGAATGATCTCATATGGAATCAACAGAGTATGGAGGCTTCAGAGGTGGTAAGTTCTGCGTGCTCGGTTCTTAACCAATGGAATAGTGTTCAAGATCGAACTTTCGATCATTTTATGGGGTACATGATCCCAGAAGATGGAGATGAACACTGGAGACATCCTCCGGTTAATAGTGTTAAGATTAACACAGACGCTGCCATTTTTGAGGAGTCGAACTGTTACAGCCATGCTTTTGTAGTGCGAGATCATGAAGGCAAATTAGTTGAAGCCAGATCTAGGTGTCTAAGAGGTTCCCTTAATTCAGAACTGGCAGAAACTCTGGGCATAAAAGAAGCTCTTAGTTGGATATTGGAAAAAGATCAAAGCAACGCAATTGTTGAGTCTGATTGTTTGCAAATGGTCCAGTTTATCCGGAGTTCTGTGCAATGCAGCTCGTACTTAGGACGAGTAATTCAGGAGTGTTGTGCCCTTCTTGCAAATTTATCATTCAAAAACGTAAAGTTTAGATTTGTTAAACGATCTGCGAACAAAGCCGCGCATTTCTTAGCGCGTCAAAATTGTTCCATAACTGATCGTGTTTGGAGAGTGGGAGATGTCCACTCGGATTTTCATTATGTATTGTTGAACGATTTGAATGAGCAATAA